A stretch of Perognathus longimembris pacificus isolate PPM17 chromosome 1, ASM2315922v1, whole genome shotgun sequence DNA encodes these proteins:
- the Klhl42 gene encoding kelch-like protein 42 codes for MSGEEMVQIRLEDRCFRVSKRKLIEQSDYFRALYRSGMREALGAEAGGPEVQQLRGLSAPGLRLVLEFIDAGGAREGWVLGPRGLAGGGRLEDAEEDEAGLLAGLVEAASFLQVTPLLQRLLSHVRLNNCLELYRLAQVYGLSDLRDACLAFMAVHFHQVLCQPQFPLLASPAPAPGNVGLKQRLREARMKGTPVLVALGDFLGGPLAPHPYQGEIPSMLRYEETTERWFPLAGSFPPDLVNVRGYGAAILDNYLFIVGGYRVSSQEIAAAHSYNPSTNEWLPVASMNQKRSNFKLVAVHSKLYAIGGQAASNVECYSPEQDAWNFVAPLPNPLAEFSACECKGKIYVIGGYTTRDRNLNVLQYCPVSDAWTLFETCGVHVRKQQMVSVEETIYMVGGCLHEFGPGRRSSQSEDMLTVQAYNTVTRQWLYLKENTSKSGLNLTCALHNDGIYIMSRDVTLSTSLEHRVFLKYNIFSHSWEAFRRFPAFGHNLLLSSLYLPSQAQT; via the exons ATGTCGGGCGAGGAGATGGTGCAGATCCGCCTGGAGGACCGCTGCTTCCGGGTGAGCAAGCGGAAGCTGATCGAGCAGAGCGACTACTTCCGCGCGCTGTACCGCTCGGGCATGCGGGAGGCCCTGGGCGCCGAGGCCGGGGGTCCCGAGGTGCAGCAGCTACGCGGCCTGAGCGCCCCCGGCCTGCGGCTGGTGCTGGAGTTCATCGACGCGGGCGGCGCCCGCGAGGGCTGGGTCCTGGGCCCGCGGGGCCTGGCGGGCGGAGGCCGGCTGGAGGACGCGGAGGAGGACGAGGCCGGGCTGCTGGCCGGGCTGGTGGAGGCCGCCTCCTTCTTGCAGGTCACTCCCCTGCTGCAGCGCCTGCTGTCCCACGTGCGCCTCAACAACTGCCTGGAGCTCTACCGCCTGGCCCAGGTCTACGGCCTATCCGACCTGCGCGACGCCTGCCTGGCCTTCATGGCCGTCCACTTCCACCAGGTGCTgtgccagcctcagtttcccctcctggcctctcccgcgcccgccccggggaACGTCGGCCTGAAGCAGCGGCTGCGGGAGGCCCGGATGAAGGGGACCCCTGTCCTGGTGGCCTTGGGAGACTTCCTGGGGGGCCCCCTGGCCCCGCACCCCTACCAGGGAGAGATCCCGTCCATGCTCAGGTACGAGGAGACGACCGAGCGCTGGTTCCCCCTGGCCGGCAGCTTTCCCCCGGACCTGGTGAACGTGCGGGGGTACGGCGCCGCCATCCTGGACAACTACCTTTTCATCGTCGGGGGCTACCGGGTGAGCAGCCAGGAGATCGCCGCCGCGCACTCCTACAACCCCAGCACCAACGAGTGGCTGCCGGTGGCATCCATGAACCAGAAGAG ATCTAACTTCAAGCTCGTGGCAGTCCATTCTAAGCTCTATGCCATCGGCGGGCAGGCTGCGTCCAACGTGGAGTGTTACAGTCCTGAGCAGGATGCGTGGAATTTTGTGGCACCCTTACCAAACCCTCTGGCAGAATTCTCGGCGTGTGAGTGTAAGGGGAAGATTTACGTCATTGGAGGATACACCACCAGAG ACCGCAACTTGAATGTCCTGCAGTACTGCCCAGTGTCAGATGCATGGACACTCTTTGAGACGTGTGGCGTCCACGTTCGCAAGCAGCAGATGGTGTCTGTGGAGGAGACCATTTACATGGTGGGGGGCTGCCTCCATGAGTTTGGGCCAGGCCGGAGGAGCAGCCAGAGTGAGGACATGCTGACGGTGCAGGCCTACAACACGGTCACCCGGCAGTGGCTCTACCTCAAGGAGAACACATCTAAGTCAGGCCTGAACCTGACGTGTGCACTGCACAACGATGGCATCTATATCATGAGCAGGGACGTCACACTCTCCACCAGCCTGGAGCACCGGGTCTTCCTCAAGTATAACATCTTCTCCCACAGCTGGGAGGCCTTCCGCCGCTTCCCCGCCTTTGGACACAACCTGCTCCTCTCCTCGCTCTACCTCCCCAGTCAGGCCCAGACGTGA